The genomic region CGCGGTCGCGGATCGGCTCCTCCGTGAGCCTGCCCTGCTGCAGACGGAACCGCCGGTCCGTCTTGTTGGCGAGTGTGCGGTCGTGCGTGACCACGAGGATGGTGGTGTTGTGGTTGCGGCTGAGGGAGCTGAGCAGTTCTATGATGTGTTCGCCCGTCTGCTCATCGAGGTTGCCCGTGGGCTCGTCGGCGAGGATCAGCTTGGGCTCGTTGGCAAGGGCGCGGGCGATGGCCACGCGCTGCTGCTCGCCGCCGGAGAGGCGGTTGATGCGGCGGCCGTGCTTGTCCGGATCGAGCTGCACCTGTTCCAGCAGTGCCCGGGCCCGCTCGGCCCGGACGGACTTCTGCACCCCGGCGAACTCCATAGGCAGCATGACGTTGTCCAGCGCGGAGAGGTTGGGAACCAGGTTGAACTGCTGGAACACAAAGCCGATGTCCCGGCGCCGGTACTCGGTCAGCTTGCCGTCCGGCATGCCCGCCAGGCTCACCCCGTTGACGACGACGTCTCCGCTGGTGGGCTTGTCCAGCGCACCCAGGAGCGAAAGCAGCGTGCTTTTTCCGCTGCCGCTCTTGCCCACGATGGACGCGAGCGCGCCCTGCTCCAGCTCGAAGCTGACCCCATTGACCGGCTTGATGGTGCGGTCGCCGGACTTGAACGTGCGGACCAGATCCTTGACTTCAATCATGGCTATTCTCCTCGGAGGACTTCGATGGGGCGGATGCGGGCGGTGAGCAGGGCCGGAACCAGCGCGCCGATGATGGCGACGCCGAACACTGCCGCGATTCCGGCGGCAAGGATTTCGGGGGAAACGCTGGCGGTGACGGAGGTGAGCAGCTGGGAGGCGCCGCCGAACGGGCCGCCCTGGCCGCCCGGGAACCCGCCCGCCGCCCCGGCGAACCCGCCGCCGCGCTGGCCGGCGGGGGCCGCCGTCGTGCTTGTGCTGGAGCTGACCAGTGCGGAGACGATGCCGCCGCTGGCGAAGGAGGCGATGACGGCGCCCACCACGCTGCCGAGGGCCACGAGGACCAGGGCCTCGAGCACGAACTGGAGACCAATGGTGCGGTTGGGTGCGCCGATGGCCTTGAGTACGCCGATTTCGCGGCGGCGCTCGCGGACCAGCATGACCATGATCAGCAGGATGATCAGCCCCGCCGTGCCAAGTGCCGCGATGAACGCCACCATGGAGATGTTCTTGACGCTGTCCAGTGAGGTGACGGCGGTTTCGAGGTTGCGCTGGCCCTGGGTGACGTCGGCCTTGTCGGTGCCGAGCGCGTTCTGCAGTGCCGTCTTGGCGGCGCCGACGTGCTCCATGCTGTCTACCGTGACTATCATCGTGGACAGCTCGCCCGGCAGCTCGGCAAGGGTCTGGGCGGTGGGGAGTGTGACGTAGAGGGCGTTGTTGCCGAACGCGGTGCCGGCGTCGAACAAGCCGGCGACGGTGAAGGTCTTGCTGTTGATGGTGAAGGTGGAGCCCACCTTGAGGTTGTTCTTTTCAGCAAGGGTGGTGCCCAGCAGCGCCTTGGTGGACTCGGCCGTGTAGTCACCCAGGCCCGTGCCCGAGGTAAGTTCCAGCGCCTTGCCGGTGCTGTCGACCTCTGCCCCGGTACCGGTCGCCGTGATGGGAAGGGACCGCGCCGGCTGGGTGGTCCCGGTACTTCCCGTCGTCCCGGTGGTTCCGGAGCTGTTCTGGTTGCGCGCACCGAGCGTTCCGGCGTCGACTGCCGCGGTGAGGCTGGTGGTCAGCGTGGTGGTGGTCTGGCCGCCGGGGCCGCCCTGCCCGCCGCCCTGTCCGCTGGCACCCAGTCCGGCCTGGGTGCCGGCTGCTGCCTGCGCGGCGGCTTCGGTCGCGTTGCGCAGCCGCAGTGCCTTGGTTCCGACGACGGCGGTCACGTTCGGGACGTCCGCTGCGGTCGCCGCCTGCGCGGCGGTGAGCGGCTCGCCGCCGCCTTCGAAGCCCTGGCTGCCGGCCGGGTTCACCGTCAGCACGGTCCCCACGGAAGCGTTCAGCTCCTGGACTTTGGCGCTGACGGCCTGGTTGGCCACCAACATGGCCAAAGCCAGGCCAATGGCGACCGCCAGCACGGCCACAACCGCGGCTGTTCGGACCTTGTTTCTAAATGCATTGCCTACACTTCGGGCGAGGACGCTCACTGCACTCCTTGGGATCACATGCCGGGGGATTGGCCGGCTTCGGATCCCACACTGGTGCCCGCTGCTGTGCGGGAAACGGGCCGGACCTATGTTTCCGCTGTGAGGCCGGAGCGCGAAAAATGCCAGGAGTGCGAAAAGTGAGCGTGCGTTGGGTGGCAACGGAAGAGCCCCGGCCCTCCCGTCTGAACTGGTCAGTGCGGGGGAGCCGGGGCTCTGTGGCGTCTGTTGGACGCCGCTACTTGGTGATCGGGCCGAGAACCGGATCGTCCACGTAGGCCGTCTTGACGTTTTCCTTGGTCACGATGACCGGCTCCAGCAGGTAGGCGGGAACGGTCTTGACCTTGTTGTTGTAGGACTTGTCGTCGTTGATTTCAGGCGTCTTGCCGGCCTGGATGTCCTTGACCATGACGATCGCGTGCTCAACGAGCTTGCGGGTGTCCTTGTTGATGGTGGAGTACTGCTCGCCGGCCATGATGGACTTGACTGACTCAACCTCGGAGTCCTGTCCGGTGACCACCGGAAGCGGCTTGCCGGCGGCCTTGACGGCGGTCAGCACTGCGCGGGCAAGGGTGTCGTTCGGGGACAGGACACCGTCCAGCGACGCGGAGGTGTAGCTGCCGGTCAGGAGCGTGTCTGCACGGCGCTGGGCGTTTTCTGCCTTCCAGCCCTGGGTGACAGCCTGTCCGAAGGTCTTCTGTCCGGAGAGCACCTTCAGGGTGCCGTCGTCGATCTTCGGCTGCAGGACGCTCATGGCGCCGTCGAAGAAGACCTTGGCGTTGGCATCGTCAGGGGAACCGGCGAAGAGCTCGATGTTGTAGGGGCCGTTCGGCTTCTTGGCCTGCATGCCCTCCAGCAGCGCCTTGCCCTGCAGCTCGCCCACCTTGAAGTTGTCGTAGGCCACGTAGTAGTCCACGTTCTGGGTGTTCAGCAGCAGGCGGTCGTAGGCGATGATTTTCGCCCCGGAGTCCGCGGCCTGCTTCAGCTGGGTGCCCAGCTGCGCACCGTCGATGGCGCCGACGATGATGACCTTGGCGCCCTTGGTGATCATGGCGCTGATCTGGTTCTGCTGCTCCGAGACGCCACCGTTGGCAAACTGGACGTCCGCCTTGAAGCCTGCCTGGCTGAGGCCGTCGTTGAACAGCTTCTCCGCCAGGACCCAGTTCTCACTGGTCTTCTGGGGGAGTGCGACGCCGATCGAGGAGTTCTTGGGGAACGCCTCGCCGCCGGCGGTGCCGCCGCCCGTAGTACCTGTGTCGGAACGGCCGCAGGCTGTCAGCGCCAGTGCCGCAATGGCAGCGATTGCTGCCGCCTTTCCTGCCTTACCAATCATTCGCATTTGCTCGGTTCACTTTCTATAGGGGTGGGAATTGCATCCGGGGAGCGGGCGCTGCTCAGGCTTCCCGGGAGATGGTTTCCTTGGTGGAGGTCACTTCGTCGGGCTGGAGCGGTGTGCCGCCGCTGGGGCGGTTGAAGCTCTGCGTCAGCATGCCGATGATGGAGCGCTTGCCCTGGCTCTTGTTGTAGACGTCGAACGCGACGGCGATCAGCAGGACCAGGCCCTTGATGATCTGGGTCAGGTCGGCGCCGACGCCCAGGAGCTGCAGGCCGTTGTTCAGCACGGCCATGACCAGGCCACCGACGATCGAGCCGATCACGGTGCCGACGCCGCCGGTGACCGCTGCACCGCCGATGAACACTGCGGCGATGGCATCAAGTTCCCAGCCGACGCCGTCGAACGGGCCGGATGCCGTGGAACGGCCCACGAAGATCATGCCGGCGAGGCCGGCCAGGATGGCCATGTTCATCATGACCAGGAAGTTGACCTTCTTGGACTGCACGCCGGAGAGCTCGGCGGCGTGGCGGTTGCCGCCCACTGCGTAAACGTGGCGGCCGACGACGGTCTTGGAGGCGATGAAACCGTAGATTAGGACCAGAACGGCGAGGATGAGGCCGGGGATGGGGAAGGACGTGCCCGGGCGGCCGGTGGCGAACAGGTAGGTGGCGTAGAGGATGGCGCCGCAGACCAGGATGAGCTTGGTGACCACCACCCAGCCTTCGGGAACTTCCGCGCCGAGGGCCTTCGCGGTGCGGCGGGCGCGGATTTCACTGAAGACCACGAACGCGACGCCTAGCAGGCCCAGCAGCAGGGTCAGGTTGTTGAAGCCGGTGTTCGGGCCCACCTCCGGAAGGTAGCCGGAGCCGATGTACTGGAAGTCCGACGGGACGGGGATGGTGTTGGACTTGCCGACGAACTGGTTGAAGCCGCGGAAGAGCAGCATGCCGGCCAGCGTGACGATGAACGCGGGGATGCCCACATAGGCTGTCCAGAACCCTTGCCAGGCCCCGATCAGGGCACCGAGGGCGAGGCCCAGGAGAATGCCCGCGTACCAGGGGATGCCCCAGTCCCGGATGGCCAGGGCCACCGTGACGCCGACGAAGGCCGCCACGGATCCGACTGACAGGTCGATGTGTCCGGCGATGATCACCAGCACCATGCCGATGGCCAGGATCAGGATGTAGGAGTTGCCGTTGAAGAGGTTGATCACGTTGCCCGGCGTCAGCGTGCGGCCCTCGGTGGCGAATTGGAAGAAGACGATCAGTGCCACCAAGGCGAAGATCATGCCGAATTGGCGGGTGTTGCCGCCAAAGAGCTTCTTGAGCGCGTTCATTGTTTTCGGTCCTTGTGTCTGGAAGGTTCTGGAAGTTTTCCAGAAGGTCAGGCTGCGGTCTTGCGGGCGGAGGTCATGAGTTTCATGAGGCTCTCCTGGCTGGCTTCATCTTTGTTCAGGACACCGGTGATGGAGCCTTCGAAGATCGTGTAGATCCGGTCGGACAGGCCCAGCAGTTCGGGGAGTTCGGAGGAGATCACGATGACGCCCTTGCCCTGGTTGGCCAACTGCTGGATGATCCCGTAGATCTCGTATTTGGCACCCACATCGATGCCGCGGGTGGGCTCGTCCAGGATCAGCAGGTCCGGGTCGGTGAACATCCACTTTGCGAGGACCACCTTCTGCTGGTTCCCGCCGGACAGCTTGGCCACGCCCTCCTCCACGGACGGCGTCTTGGTCCGCAGGGACTTGCGGTACTGCTCGGCCACCGTGAATTCCTTGTTGGCATCCACAACGAAGTGCCTGCTGATCTTGCCCAGCGCCGCCGAAACGGTGGTGGTCTTGATGTCATCCAGAAGGTTAAGGCCCAGGGACTTCCGGTCCTCCGTGACGTACCCCAGGCCGGCGTCGATGGCCTGCTTGACGTTCTTCAGGTGGAGCTCCTTGCCGTTCTTGTAGATCTG from Arthrobacter globiformis harbors:
- a CDS encoding ABC transporter permease; protein product: MSVLARSVGNAFRNKVRTAAVVAVLAVAIGLALAMLVANQAVSAKVQELNASVGTVLTVNPAGSQGFEGGGEPLTAAQAATAADVPNVTAVVGTKALRLRNATEAAAQAAAGTQAGLGASGQGGGQGGPGGQTTTTLTTSLTAAVDAGTLGARNQNSSGTTGTTGSTGTTQPARSLPITATGTGAEVDSTGKALELTSGTGLGDYTAESTKALLGTTLAEKNNLKVGSTFTINSKTFTVAGLFDAGTAFGNNALYVTLPTAQTLAELPGELSTMIVTVDSMEHVGAAKTALQNALGTDKADVTQGQRNLETAVTSLDSVKNISMVAFIAALGTAGLIILLIMVMLVRERRREIGVLKAIGAPNRTIGLQFVLEALVLVALGSVVGAVIASFASGGIVSALVSSSTSTTAAPAGQRGGGFAGAAGGFPGGQGGPFGGASQLLTSVTASVSPEILAAGIAAVFGVAIIGALVPALLTARIRPIEVLRGE
- a CDS encoding substrate-binding domain-containing protein translates to MRMIGKAGKAAAIAAIAALALTACGRSDTGTTGGGTAGGEAFPKNSSIGVALPQKTSENWVLAEKLFNDGLSQAGFKADVQFANGGVSEQQNQISAMITKGAKVIIVGAIDGAQLGTQLKQAADSGAKIIAYDRLLLNTQNVDYYVAYDNFKVGELQGKALLEGMQAKKPNGPYNIELFAGSPDDANAKVFFDGAMSVLQPKIDDGTLKVLSGQKTFGQAVTQGWKAENAQRRADTLLTGSYTSASLDGVLSPNDTLARAVLTAVKAAGKPLPVVTGQDSEVESVKSIMAGEQYSTINKDTRKLVEHAIVMVKDIQAGKTPEINDDKSYNNKVKTVPAYLLEPVIVTKENVKTAYVDDPVLGPITK
- the mmsB gene encoding multiple monosaccharide ABC transporter permease, with product MNALKKLFGGNTRQFGMIFALVALIVFFQFATEGRTLTPGNVINLFNGNSYILILAIGMVLVIIAGHIDLSVGSVAAFVGVTVALAIRDWGIPWYAGILLGLALGALIGAWQGFWTAYVGIPAFIVTLAGMLLFRGFNQFVGKSNTIPVPSDFQYIGSGYLPEVGPNTGFNNLTLLLGLLGVAFVVFSEIRARRTAKALGAEVPEGWVVVTKLILVCGAILYATYLFATGRPGTSFPIPGLILAVLVLIYGFIASKTVVGRHVYAVGGNRHAAELSGVQSKKVNFLVMMNMAILAGLAGMIFVGRSTASGPFDGVGWELDAIAAVFIGGAAVTGGVGTVIGSIVGGLVMAVLNNGLQLLGVGADLTQIIKGLVLLIAVAFDVYNKSQGKRSIIGMLTQSFNRPSGGTPLQPDEVTSTKETISREA
- a CDS encoding ABC transporter ATP-binding protein, with translation MIEVKDLVRTFKSGDRTIKPVNGVSFELEQGALASIVGKSGSGKSTLLSLLGALDKPTSGDVVVNGVSLAGMPDGKLTEYRRRDIGFVFQQFNLVPNLSALDNVMLPMEFAGVQKSVRAERARALLEQVQLDPDKHGRRINRLSGGEQQRVAIARALANEPKLILADEPTGNLDEQTGEHIIELLSSLSRNHNTTILVVTHDRTLANKTDRRFRLQQGRLTEEPIRDRAAEPAAV